The following proteins are encoded in a genomic region of Rhizobium sp. CCGE531:
- a CDS encoding GH25 family lysozyme produces the protein MRLSAVSTILFACLTISGCAARGEREAAQASPPSKEMTSSIAKSSRPVPSVEIGETVSRVERQQALAAAMPADVRPEAFLPSEQGGDDTPVPLQRPLAMLAPSNPMPRAMRQQPMQIYSHRFRDAKPINFGSTTSPRKLAVHGVDVSRWQGEIDWDTLRTQGANFVYIKATDGGDHLDPMFRKNWRAAQQAGLKHGAYHFFYWCRTAGEQADWFIRNVPKEAGALPPVIDVEWNGESSCKRRPSREQVLAKMQVFMDKLERHYGQRPIVYTAPDFYRDNLSGELLDYPFWLRAVAQHPSKVYPGRKWLFWQYSGSGVSHGVDGKIDLNAFHGNEQDWHNWVASSVR, from the coding sequence ATGCGTCTATCGGCTGTATCCACCATTCTTTTCGCCTGCCTGACGATCTCAGGCTGCGCCGCCCGAGGTGAGCGCGAAGCCGCGCAAGCCAGCCCGCCTTCGAAGGAAATGACCAGCTCCATCGCAAAGAGCAGCCGGCCGGTGCCATCGGTCGAAATCGGGGAAACGGTCTCGCGGGTCGAGCGCCAGCAGGCCCTGGCAGCCGCAATGCCGGCGGATGTCCGGCCGGAAGCATTTCTGCCCTCCGAACAAGGCGGCGACGACACTCCCGTACCGCTGCAGCGGCCGCTCGCCATGCTGGCGCCGTCGAATCCCATGCCTCGCGCCATGCGGCAGCAGCCGATGCAGATCTATAGCCACCGCTTCCGCGATGCCAAGCCGATCAACTTCGGCTCGACCACCTCGCCCCGGAAACTCGCCGTGCATGGCGTCGACGTCTCGCGCTGGCAGGGCGAGATCGACTGGGATACGCTGCGCACCCAGGGTGCGAACTTCGTCTACATCAAGGCGACGGACGGGGGCGATCATCTCGATCCGATGTTCAGGAAGAACTGGCGGGCCGCCCAACAGGCCGGCCTGAAGCATGGCGCCTATCACTTCTTCTATTGGTGCCGGACTGCCGGGGAGCAGGCCGATTGGTTCATCCGCAACGTGCCGAAGGAAGCCGGGGCGTTGCCACCCGTCATCGACGTGGAATGGAACGGCGAGTCGAGCTGCAAGCGCCGGCCTTCACGCGAGCAGGTGCTTGCCAAGATGCAGGTCTTCATGGACAAGCTGGAGAGGCATTACGGCCAGCGTCCGATCGTCTATACCGCGCCGGACTTCTATCGCGACAATCTCAGCGGCGAACTACTTGACTATCCCTTCTGGCTGCGCGCCGTGGCCCAACATCCGTCCAAGGTCTATCCGGGCCGGAAATGGCTGTTCTGGCAATATTCCGGCTCCGGCGTCTCCCACGGCGTCGACGGCAAGATCGACCTCAACGCCTTTCATGGCAACGAGCAGGACTGGCACAACTGGGTGGCCTCCAGCGTTCGCTGA
- the dnaE gene encoding DNA polymerase III subunit alpha: MADMGGSGAAAPAGEMPEFVHLRVHSAYSLLEGALPLKKILAKAASDSQPAIAITDTNNLFVALEFSQKAVDEGLQPIIGCQVSIDMEDGGESEKRGPQQALAKLPSIVLLAATEEGYERLVDLVSRAYLGGESNGAIHITSSWLEEIGTEGMIALTGSLTGPVDMAMKEGHAAQALSRLLTLKRLFGDRLYLELQRHGTYDRRHEQKMIALAYEHEIPLVATNEAFFPTRDDYDAHDALMAVAHNAIVSDDTRFRLTPDHYLKSRADMAKLFANLPEALENTVEIARRCSFILNTRKPILPRFTGATDDAEEAERAETAELRAQAIEGLDQRLASLGMAPGYEEKEYRERLEFELSVIERMKFPGYFLIVADFIKWAKRHDIPVGPGRGSGAGSLVAYALTITDVDPLRFSLLFERFLNPERVSMPDFDIDFCQDRREEVIRYVQAKYGREQVAQIITFGSLQARAALRDVGRVLEMPYGQVDKICKLVPNNPANPTPLSKAIEEEPRLQEEADKEPVVARLLDIAQKIEGLYRHASTHAAGIVIGDRPLSKLVPMYRDPRSDMPVTQFNMKWVEQAGLVKFDFLGLKTLTVLKTAVDFVAKRGISIDLAGIPLDDKTTYDMLSRGETVGVFQVESAGMRKALIGMRPDCIEDIIALVALYRPGPMENIPVYNARKHGEEEIESIHPKIDYLLKETQGVIVYQEQVMQVAQVLSGYSLGEADLLRRAMGKKIKAEMDQQRERFVDGAIENGVSKGQADVIFDLLAKFANYGFNKSHAAAYAIVSYQTAYMKAHYPVEFLAASMTLDMSNTEKVNDFRQDAKRLGIEVIAPSVQTSFRHFETGDNRIYYALAAIKGVGESAVDHIVEVRGDQPFAGIEDFCLRIDPKQINRRVLESLICAGAFDCFEIDRAQLIAGLDRVMGYAQVAQENKRSGQHDMFGSAASGPEKIVFPAYTPWLASERLLREFQVLGFYLTAHPLDTYKSVLDKMRVQPFADFSAAVKQGASNGRLAGTVISKQERKTRTGNKMGIFVFSDASGQFEAVLFSETLNQYRDVLEVGKSFVITAQADERPEGISLRLQTAQSLEEKSLQMQKALRVYVRDSGPLKAVAAHLNARGDGLVSFIVIKEEGLREVEVALPDKYRITPEIAAALRTAPGVIDVELV; this comes from the coding sequence ATGGCGGATATGGGTGGCAGCGGCGCGGCGGCGCCGGCCGGCGAAATGCCGGAATTCGTGCACCTCAGGGTTCATTCCGCTTATTCCCTGCTAGAGGGCGCACTGCCGCTCAAGAAGATATTGGCCAAGGCTGCCAGCGACAGCCAGCCGGCCATCGCGATTACCGATACCAACAATCTTTTCGTTGCCCTCGAATTCTCGCAGAAGGCGGTGGACGAGGGTTTGCAGCCGATCATCGGCTGTCAGGTATCGATTGACATGGAAGATGGTGGCGAGAGCGAGAAGCGGGGGCCGCAACAGGCGCTGGCCAAATTGCCGTCCATCGTGCTGCTTGCCGCCACGGAAGAAGGCTATGAACGCCTGGTCGATCTGGTCAGCCGCGCCTATCTCGGCGGCGAAAGCAACGGCGCCATTCACATCACGAGCTCATGGTTGGAGGAGATCGGCACGGAGGGCATGATCGCGTTGACCGGCTCGCTGACCGGCCCGGTCGATATGGCAATGAAGGAGGGACATGCGGCACAGGCGCTCTCCCGCCTGCTGACCCTGAAGCGGCTGTTCGGCGATCGGCTCTATCTCGAATTGCAGCGCCACGGCACCTATGATCGCCGCCACGAGCAGAAGATGATCGCGCTAGCTTACGAGCATGAGATTCCGCTGGTCGCGACCAACGAGGCCTTTTTCCCGACGCGTGACGATTACGACGCCCACGACGCGCTGATGGCGGTGGCTCATAACGCCATCGTCTCGGACGACACGCGTTTTCGCCTGACGCCGGATCATTATCTGAAGAGCCGTGCCGACATGGCGAAACTTTTCGCCAATCTGCCGGAGGCGCTGGAGAATACGGTCGAGATTGCCCGCCGCTGCTCCTTCATCCTGAATACGCGCAAGCCGATCCTGCCGCGTTTCACCGGCGCCACCGATGATGCGGAGGAGGCCGAACGCGCCGAGACGGCAGAGTTGCGCGCCCAGGCTATCGAGGGGCTTGACCAGCGTCTCGCCTCGCTCGGCATGGCGCCGGGCTACGAGGAGAAAGAATATCGCGAGCGGCTGGAATTCGAACTCAGCGTCATCGAGCGCATGAAATTCCCCGGCTACTTCCTGATCGTTGCCGACTTCATCAAATGGGCCAAGCGGCATGATATCCCGGTCGGCCCTGGCCGCGGCTCGGGCGCGGGCTCGCTGGTCGCCTATGCGCTCACCATCACCGACGTCGATCCGCTGCGCTTCTCGCTGCTTTTCGAGCGCTTTCTCAATCCCGAACGCGTTTCGATGCCGGACTTCGATATCGACTTCTGCCAGGACCGGCGTGAAGAAGTGATCCGCTACGTGCAAGCCAAATATGGCCGCGAGCAGGTGGCGCAGATTATTACCTTCGGTTCGCTGCAGGCGCGCGCCGCCCTTCGCGACGTCGGCCGCGTGCTCGAAATGCCCTATGGCCAGGTCGACAAGATCTGCAAGCTGGTGCCGAACAATCCCGCCAACCCGACCCCGCTCAGCAAGGCGATCGAGGAGGAACCGCGTCTGCAGGAGGAGGCGGACAAGGAGCCGGTCGTTGCCCGGCTTCTCGACATCGCCCAGAAGATCGAAGGCCTCTATCGCCACGCCTCCACGCACGCCGCCGGCATCGTCATCGGCGACCGCCCGCTTTCGAAGCTGGTCCCGATGTATCGCGACCCGCGCTCCGACATGCCGGTCACGCAGTTCAACATGAAGTGGGTAGAGCAGGCCGGCCTCGTGAAGTTCGACTTCCTTGGCCTCAAGACCCTGACCGTCCTGAAGACGGCGGTCGATTTCGTCGCCAAGCGCGGCATCTCGATCGATCTCGCCGGCATCCCGCTCGACGACAAGACGACCTATGACATGCTTTCGCGCGGCGAGACGGTCGGCGTGTTCCAGGTGGAAAGCGCGGGCATGCGCAAAGCCCTTATCGGCATGCGCCCGGACTGCATCGAGGACATCATCGCGCTGGTTGCGCTCTATCGCCCCGGCCCGATGGAGAACATCCCGGTCTATAATGCCCGCAAGCATGGCGAGGAGGAGATCGAATCGATCCACCCGAAGATCGATTACCTTCTGAAGGAGACGCAGGGCGTCATCGTCTACCAGGAGCAGGTGATGCAGGTCGCCCAGGTGCTCTCTGGCTATTCGCTCGGCGAAGCCGATCTTCTGCGCCGCGCCATGGGTAAGAAGATTAAGGCGGAGATGGACCAGCAGCGCGAGCGCTTCGTCGACGGCGCCATTGAGAACGGCGTGTCGAAGGGGCAGGCCGACGTGATCTTCGATCTGCTCGCCAAATTCGCCAATTACGGCTTCAACAAGTCGCACGCCGCCGCCTATGCCATTGTCTCCTACCAGACCGCCTATATGAAGGCGCACTATCCGGTGGAGTTCCTGGCGGCGTCAATGACGCTCGATATGTCCAATACCGAAAAGGTCAACGACTTCCGCCAGGATGCCAAGCGCCTGGGCATCGAGGTCATCGCGCCCTCGGTGCAGACTTCGTTCCGCCATTTCGAGACGGGCGACAACCGCATCTATTATGCGCTGGCCGCGATCAAGGGTGTGGGTGAATCCGCCGTTGATCATATCGTCGAAGTGCGTGGCGATCAGCCCTTTGCCGGCATCGAGGATTTTTGCCTTCGTATCGATCCCAAGCAGATCAACCGCCGCGTTCTGGAAAGCCTGATCTGCGCCGGCGCCTTCGACTGCTTCGAGATCGATCGCGCGCAGCTGATCGCCGGCCTGGACCGCGTCATGGGCTATGCCCAGGTGGCGCAGGAAAACAAGCGCAGCGGCCAGCATGACATGTTCGGAAGTGCTGCGTCAGGCCCGGAAAAGATCGTGTTCCCGGCCTACACGCCCTGGCTCGCTTCGGAGCGGCTGCTTCGCGAATTCCAGGTACTCGGCTTCTACCTGACGGCGCATCCGCTCGATACCTACAAGAGCGTGCTCGACAAGATGCGGGTGCAGCCCTTCGCCGATTTCTCAGCCGCGGTGAAGCAGGGCGCCAGCAACGGGCGTTTGGCCGGCACGGTGATCTCGAAGCAGGAGCGCAAGACGCGCACCGGCAACAAGATGGGTATCTTCGTCTTCTCGGATGCGTCGGGCCAGTTCGAAGCCGTGCTCTTCTCCGAGACGCTCAACCAGTATCGCGATGTGCTGGAAGTCGGTAAATCCTTCGTCATCACCGCGCAGGCGGATGAGCGTCCGGAAGGCATCAGCCTGCGGCTGCAAACGGCGCAGTCGCTGGAGGAGAAGTCGCTGCAGATGCAGAAGGCGCTGCGCGTCTATGTCCGAGATTCCGGGCCGCTGAAGGCCGTTGCCGCGCATCTGAACGCCAGGGGCGACGGCCTCGTCTCCTTCATCGTCATCAAGGAGGAAGGGTTGCGCGAGGTCGAGGTGGCGCTGCCGGATAAATATCGCATCACGCCGGAGATTGCCGCTGCGCTGCGCACGGCGCCGGGCGTGATCGACGTGGAGCTGGTCTAA
- a CDS encoding response regulator, which yields MPKQVMIVEDNELNMKLFRDLIEASGYTTIQTRNGMEALDLARKHRPDLILMDIQLPEVSGLEVTKWLKEDDDLHVIPVIAVTAFAMKGDEERIRQGGCEAYVSKPISVPKFIETIKTYLGDA from the coding sequence ATGCCTAAGCAGGTAATGATTGTAGAAGACAATGAGCTCAATATGAAGCTCTTTCGCGATCTGATCGAGGCTTCCGGCTATACGACGATCCAGACCCGTAACGGCATGGAAGCGCTCGATCTCGCCCGCAAGCATCGTCCGGACCTGATCCTCATGGATATCCAGCTTCCGGAGGTTTCCGGCCTGGAAGTCACCAAATGGCTGAAGGAAGACGATGATCTCCATGTCATCCCCGTAATCGCGGTTACGGCATTCGCCATGAAGGGCGATGAGGAGCGTATTCGCCAGGGCGGATGCGAGGCCTATGTCTCGAAGCCGATTTCGGTGCCGAAATTCATTGAAACCATCAAGACCTATCTGGGCGACGCCTGA
- a CDS encoding DNA polymerase IV, which produces MTNAPDKISGFCRDCLSEQSAARTRCRSCGSPRLVYHRELYGLTLAHIDCDAFYASIEKRDNPELADKPVIIGGGKRGVVSTACYIARIHGVRSAMPMFKALEACPNAVVIRPNMEKYVRVGREVRGMMQELTPLVQPLSIDEAFLELDGTQRLHHDPPARILAKFARKVEQEIGITISVGLSYCKFLAKVASDLQKPRGFSVIGREEAFSFLEPRPVTIIWGVGKAFAATLESDGIRTIGQLQAMEEGDLMRRYGVIGQRLFRLARGIDDRTVHPNEAAKSVSSETTFFEDISRHDDLVAILRDLSEKVSRRLKRSGTAGQTVVLKLKTADFKIRTRNRRLEDPTQLADRIFRTGLRLLEHETDGTKFRLIGIGVTDLGDAERADPPDLIDIQATRRAAVEAAMDKLKEKFGNKTVETGYTFGDKRHK; this is translated from the coding sequence ATGACCAATGCGCCGGACAAGATCTCAGGTTTCTGTCGCGATTGCTTGAGCGAGCAATCGGCCGCACGAACGCGCTGTCGGAGCTGCGGCAGCCCTCGCCTCGTCTATCACCGCGAACTCTACGGATTGACGCTGGCGCATATCGACTGCGACGCCTTTTACGCCTCGATCGAAAAACGCGACAATCCGGAGCTGGCCGACAAACCTGTCATCATCGGCGGCGGCAAACGCGGCGTCGTCTCCACCGCCTGCTACATCGCCCGCATCCATGGGGTGCGCTCCGCCATGCCGATGTTCAAAGCGCTGGAAGCCTGCCCGAACGCCGTCGTCATCCGTCCGAACATGGAGAAATACGTCCGCGTCGGCCGGGAGGTTCGAGGGATGATGCAAGAGCTGACGCCGTTGGTGCAACCGCTTTCGATCGATGAGGCCTTTCTGGAGCTCGACGGCACGCAGCGGCTTCATCACGATCCGCCGGCACGCATTCTCGCCAAATTCGCCCGGAAAGTAGAACAGGAAATCGGCATCACCATCTCGGTCGGCCTTTCCTATTGCAAGTTCCTCGCCAAGGTCGCCTCCGACCTGCAGAAGCCACGCGGCTTCTCCGTCATCGGGCGCGAGGAGGCGTTCTCTTTCCTGGAGCCGCGCCCCGTCACCATCATCTGGGGCGTCGGCAAAGCTTTCGCGGCGACGCTCGAGAGCGACGGCATCCGCACCATCGGCCAATTGCAGGCCATGGAGGAAGGCGACCTCATGCGTCGCTACGGCGTCATCGGGCAGCGGCTTTTCCGTCTCGCCCGCGGCATCGACGATCGCACCGTGCATCCGAACGAAGCGGCAAAGAGCGTGTCTTCCGAAACGACTTTCTTCGAAGACATTTCACGCCATGACGATCTCGTGGCGATCCTGCGCGATCTCTCGGAGAAGGTTTCGCGGCGCCTGAAACGCAGCGGCACTGCCGGGCAGACGGTGGTGCTCAAGCTGAAGACCGCCGACTTCAAGATCCGCACGCGCAACCGCCGCCTGGAAGATCCGACCCAGCTTGCAGACCGGATCTTCCGCACCGGCCTGCGCCTGCTCGAACACGAGACTGACGGCACGAAGTTCCGCCTCATCGGCATTGGCGTCACCGATCTTGGCGACGCGGAGCGCGCGGACCCGCCCGATCTTATCGACATACAGGCGACGCGGCGCGCCGCCGTGGAAGCTGCCATGGACAAGCTCAAAGAAAAATTCGGCAACAAGACGGTCGAGACCGGTTACACATTCGGCGACAAGCGTCATAAATAA
- the rpmG gene encoding 50S ribosomal protein L33 has protein sequence MAKATTIKIKLLSTADTGFFYVTTKNSRTMTDKMTKTKYDPVAKKHVEFKETKIK, from the coding sequence ATGGCCAAGGCTACCACTATCAAGATCAAGCTGCTGTCGACGGCCGACACTGGTTTCTTCTACGTCACGACGAAGAACAGCCGTACGATGACGGACAAGATGACCAAGACGAAATACGACCCGGTCGCGAAGAAGCACGTCGAGTTCAAGGAAACGAAGATCAAGTAA
- a CDS encoding PleD family two-component system response regulator: MTARILVVDDVPANVKLLEARLLAEYFEVLTAEDGLKALAVCANAQVDLILLDIMMPGMDGFEVCERLKSDPRTAHIPVVMVTALDQPADRVRGLKAGADDFLTKPVNDLQLISRVKSLLRLKTLSDELHMRNETARNFGIDDLFRAGDGRADEAGQVLLVDGRANSQERIIRTLKPIAQVIAMSDPQAALFEAAERPFELVIVNSNFEDYDPLRLCSQLRSLERTRFLPVLLVTEQGADEMTVRALDLGVNDYIVRPIDPNELVARCLTQIRRKRYNDRLRASVQQTIELAVTDALTGLHNRRYLDNHLKVLFDRSLARGRPLSVLITDIDRFKTVNDTYGHDAGDEVLKEFAARIRSTVRGADLACRYGGEEFVVVMPDTTADIAAAVAERLRAAVENMPVKLRDNGVALNITASFGISSRLDTIEAPEQLMKQADLALYEAKRAGRNRVVASAA; the protein is encoded by the coding sequence ATGACCGCGCGTATCCTGGTAGTCGACGATGTCCCGGCCAACGTAAAGCTTCTGGAAGCACGGCTGCTTGCCGAATACTTCGAAGTGCTGACGGCGGAAGACGGTTTGAAGGCGCTCGCCGTTTGTGCGAACGCCCAGGTCGATCTCATCCTTCTCGATATCATGATGCCCGGCATGGACGGATTTGAAGTGTGCGAACGCCTGAAATCGGATCCGCGCACGGCGCATATACCCGTCGTCATGGTTACCGCGCTCGACCAGCCGGCCGACCGTGTGCGCGGCTTGAAGGCCGGTGCCGACGACTTCCTGACGAAGCCGGTCAACGACCTGCAGCTTATTTCCCGCGTCAAGAGCCTTCTTCGCCTCAAGACGCTGAGCGACGAACTGCATATGCGCAACGAGACCGCGCGCAATTTCGGTATCGACGATCTGTTTCGGGCCGGTGATGGCCGCGCCGACGAAGCAGGACAGGTGCTTCTGGTCGATGGTCGTGCCAATTCGCAGGAGCGTATCATCCGTACGCTCAAGCCGATCGCCCAGGTTATCGCGATGTCCGATCCGCAGGCCGCCTTGTTCGAGGCGGCCGAGCGGCCTTTCGAACTTGTCATCGTGAATTCGAATTTCGAAGACTACGATCCGCTGCGGCTTTGCTCGCAGCTTCGCTCGCTGGAGCGCACGCGCTTCCTGCCGGTGCTGCTGGTAACGGAACAAGGCGCGGACGAGATGACCGTCCGTGCGCTGGACCTCGGCGTCAACGACTATATCGTCCGCCCCATCGATCCGAACGAACTCGTCGCCCGCTGCCTCACTCAGATACGGCGCAAGCGCTATAACGACCGGTTGCGTGCCAGCGTGCAGCAGACCATCGAACTTGCCGTCACCGACGCGCTCACCGGCCTGCACAACAGGCGATACCTGGACAATCACCTCAAGGTGCTTTTCGATCGGTCCCTGGCGCGGGGCCGGCCGCTTTCCGTCCTGATCACCGACATAGATCGTTTCAAGACCGTCAACGACACCTATGGTCACGACGCCGGCGACGAGGTGTTGAAGGAGTTCGCGGCGCGCATCCGCTCAACGGTGCGTGGTGCTGATCTAGCTTGCCGTTACGGTGGCGAGGAATTCGTTGTCGTCATGCCGGATACAACAGCCGATATCGCGGCTGCGGTTGCCGAACGTCTGCGCGCTGCGGTAGAAAATATGCCGGTGAAATTGCGAGATAATGGTGTCGCTCTTAACATCACCGCATCCTTCGGTATTTCGTCTCGTTTGGACACAATCGAGGCGCCGGAGCAATTGATGAAGCAGGCTGATCTTGCGCTTTACGAAGCGAAAAGAGCGGGCCGCAACAGGGTGGTCGCCTCGGCTGCTTGA
- a CDS encoding DUF3572 domain-containing protein, translating to MQSNFKNPKKNAADPQETAIAVLGWLANESDMFGRFLALTGVEPAQVRNAINEPAFLAGMLDFLMNHEPTLLAFCEASGIPPEAVAAASAHFSPPGLASGEY from the coding sequence ATGCAAAGTAACTTCAAGAACCCGAAGAAGAATGCGGCCGACCCGCAGGAGACCGCGATTGCCGTACTCGGCTGGCTGGCCAACGAATCGGATATGTTCGGCCGCTTCCTGGCGCTGACCGGCGTGGAGCCGGCACAGGTGCGCAACGCCATCAATGAGCCCGCCTTTCTCGCCGGCATGCTCGACTTCCTCATGAACCATGAACCGACATTGCTGGCCTTTTGCGAGGCGAGCGGCATTCCACCGGAGGCCGTCGCCGCCGCGTCGGCGCATTTTTCGCCACCCGGCCTTGCGTCTGGAGAATATTGA
- a CDS encoding GNAT family N-acetyltransferase → MPGRWDDFEVLFGPSGACYGCWCTHFRVPTSQRKTMDAAAKKRFMQERVAAGPPPGLLGYVDGQPIAWVQVGPRAELPQWNSAKTVSRPLDPADAEDSSIWAVSCFFMNARDRGKGHSHRMLSEAVNFAKASGARLLEGCPIERTKQSKSVGLYVGSQRIFEAAGFSEVAKRKDGRPLMRLIL, encoded by the coding sequence ATGCCCGGTCGCTGGGACGATTTCGAGGTGCTTTTCGGGCCGAGTGGCGCCTGCTACGGATGCTGGTGTACCCATTTTCGCGTCCCGACGTCGCAACGCAAGACGATGGATGCGGCCGCCAAGAAGCGGTTCATGCAGGAGCGTGTCGCGGCAGGGCCGCCTCCCGGTCTTCTTGGCTATGTCGACGGGCAGCCGATCGCCTGGGTGCAGGTCGGCCCGCGCGCCGAGTTGCCGCAATGGAATTCGGCTAAAACCGTATCGCGCCCACTCGATCCGGCGGATGCGGAGGACAGCTCGATCTGGGCCGTCAGCTGCTTCTTCATGAATGCGCGCGATCGCGGCAAGGGACACAGCCATCGCATGCTCTCGGAGGCCGTCAACTTTGCCAAGGCATCCGGTGCGCGGCTGCTGGAGGGCTGTCCGATCGAGCGTACCAAGCAATCGAAATCCGTCGGCCTTTATGTGGGCTCGCAGCGCATATTCGAAGCAGCCGGATTTTCGGAGGTTGCCAAGCGCAAGGATGGCCGGCCGCTGATGCGCCTCATCCTTTGA
- a CDS encoding L,D-transpeptidase family protein, whose protein sequence is MKPFLLLGLGLLSATALSHPSLAAPDGRTLQIVVSKDRQSLAVFDGDQVIATSKVSTGKRGHTTPSGIFSILEKKVYHESNLYSAAPMPFMQRLTWSGIALHESNSVPNYPASHGCVRMPKAFAKMLYQMTERGVHVVIANQPLVPQPFESAMLFQPQAAPPPALFSGIELRPMTASFLPHGQSLQVATNDVTSIRIPKAQETVTPPADPAPLSILITRRGLRENVRDLQGILNGMGFTTGTPDGMLGPATVQAIEDFKKAHDITATGSLVSPSLMKAVYAAAGKGEPPNGAIMVRQKFKPLFEGPAIIAEPQEALGVHFFTANAIDRISGKADWFGMTLEEDLSKQARKRYGITSEEQSQSLDAAGQALGRITIPDDVRHRIEDLLTAGSSLTISDTGVGPETGNETDFITITNNGALGKKG, encoded by the coding sequence ATGAAACCGTTTTTGTTGCTTGGGCTCGGGCTGTTGTCGGCCACCGCCCTATCACATCCTTCTCTTGCCGCGCCGGATGGCCGCACGCTGCAGATCGTGGTGTCGAAGGACAGGCAATCGCTTGCCGTCTTTGATGGCGACCAGGTGATCGCGACCTCGAAGGTTTCGACCGGCAAGCGTGGACATACGACACCGAGCGGCATCTTCTCCATTCTGGAAAAGAAGGTCTATCACGAATCAAACCTCTATTCGGCCGCGCCCATGCCCTTCATGCAAAGGCTGACCTGGTCAGGCATCGCGCTGCACGAATCCAATTCGGTTCCGAACTATCCGGCTTCCCACGGCTGCGTGCGCATGCCGAAGGCTTTCGCCAAGATGCTCTACCAGATGACCGAGCGCGGCGTGCATGTCGTCATCGCCAATCAGCCACTGGTGCCGCAGCCTTTCGAGAGCGCAATGCTGTTCCAGCCGCAGGCAGCACCTCCACCGGCGCTGTTTTCCGGTATCGAACTGCGCCCGATGACCGCGAGCTTTCTGCCGCACGGGCAATCCCTGCAGGTCGCGACGAACGATGTGACCTCGATCCGGATCCCGAAGGCACAGGAAACCGTTACGCCGCCTGCCGATCCGGCGCCGCTCAGCATCCTTATCACCCGGCGCGGATTGCGCGAAAATGTGCGCGACCTCCAGGGCATCCTGAACGGAATGGGCTTCACCACCGGAACGCCCGACGGCATGCTCGGGCCGGCAACGGTGCAAGCGATCGAAGATTTCAAGAAGGCGCATGATATCACGGCGACGGGCAGCCTCGTCAGCCCCTCGCTGATGAAGGCTGTTTATGCCGCCGCCGGCAAGGGCGAGCCGCCGAACGGCGCGATCATGGTCCGCCAGAAGTTCAAGCCGCTCTTCGAAGGCCCCGCCATCATCGCCGAGCCGCAAGAGGCGCTCGGCGTGCATTTCTTCACCGCCAACGCGATCGACCGGATCAGCGGCAAGGCCGACTGGTTCGGCATGACGCTCGAAGAAGATCTCAGCAAGCAGGCAAGGAAGCGGTACGGCATCACTAGCGAAGAGCAATCGCAATCGCTCGATGCCGCCGGACAGGCGCTTGGCCGCATCACCATTCCCGACGATGTCCGCCACCGCATCGAGGATCTGCTGACGGCCGGTTCTTCGCTGACGATTTCCGACACCGGCGTTGGCCCTGAAACCGGCAACGAGACCGATTTCATCACCATCACCAACAATGGCGCGCTCGGAAAGAAGGGCTAG